The following are encoded in a window of Pseudalgibacter alginicilyticus genomic DNA:
- a CDS encoding reprolysin-like metallopeptidase, producing MKQLDFKIILPLLIISLVSLNGFAQNQDQLWTKSTKEHTIKKHQTIRKTLPNKSIFYELDVDQLKSKLQTASKSSTNLTASGTLVSFPNPDGTLETYRVEESSILEPNFQAKHNNIRTYIGQSIDNPETTIYFSITPKGLHTMTLSAKNGAQFIDPYTSDSKTYIVYHKKDLPELKDALNCYTPNDYTELENKTSNSKSLLNANDGKLRTYRLALASTVEYATFQINAAGVSGSTEEVKKDAVLAAMVITMNRVNGIFKRDLSIQMTLVDNDAIIFLAENDGFTNHSASALINESQTIINGAIGTSNYDIGHTFSTGAGGIAELASACNNGSKARGVTGQPSPVGDAYDVDFVAHEMGHQFGAPHTWNGNTGNCVTNDWTSTNAYEPGSGSTIMAYAGICSPQNVQAKADAYFHQKSIQMIWANITTGNSTCGTETLSGNTAPTAEAGASYTIPISTPYKLTGSSTDTETTASHTFTWEQYDLGTMETRGLPLETNTTGPLVRSFEGTNNPTRYIPQLTDLRYTSTGSTPWEKLASVSRPINFQLTVRDNDTRGGQTATDHMIVTTYAGAGPFVVTSQDSYVSYPSNSSQTITWDVANTNLSPINTSLVNIYLSTDGGLTYPTLLLENTANDGSENITFPSGITAPYCRIMVEAVDNIFFAINPASFSIGYTIATTCNERFSSNTNLNLNLLDYQEASSIINVPTNSTIENLKVNVDVTHEYISDLTITLTHPNNSTNVIIWNKNCFDRNGHSNFDITFEDNSNTIVCSSPTTGNYIPENPLNVFNGLETAGDWKLTLLDTETGDPGILNDWYIEFCTATITLNNPESLEFTDLKIFPNPNKGEFTVSLNNTINTKISMELFDISGRNIFKKEYNNTGNFNEKVTLNHVQSGIYILNISDGEKKSTQKIIVE from the coding sequence ATGAAACAACTTGACTTTAAAATTATACTGCCATTATTAATAATTTCATTAGTTTCTTTGAATGGTTTTGCTCAAAATCAAGATCAATTATGGACTAAATCTACAAAAGAACACACCATAAAAAAACATCAAACTATAAGAAAAACACTTCCTAATAAAAGTATTTTCTATGAATTAGATGTGGATCAATTAAAATCCAAGCTACAAACAGCTTCAAAATCATCAACCAATTTAACAGCATCGGGCACTTTAGTTTCTTTTCCCAACCCTGATGGCACATTAGAAACATATCGTGTTGAAGAATCTTCTATTTTAGAACCCAATTTTCAAGCAAAACATAATAATATTAGAACTTATATTGGACAAAGTATTGACAATCCAGAAACCACAATTTATTTTAGCATTACACCAAAAGGGCTACATACTATGACGCTTTCCGCTAAAAACGGAGCACAATTTATAGACCCTTACACATCAGACTCTAAAACTTACATTGTTTATCACAAAAAAGATCTGCCCGAATTAAAAGATGCTTTGAATTGTTATACTCCTAATGACTATACAGAATTAGAAAACAAAACCAGTAATTCAAAATCATTGCTTAATGCCAATGATGGTAAATTACGAACCTATAGATTAGCCTTAGCCAGCACCGTTGAATATGCTACATTCCAAATAAATGCAGCGGGTGTTAGCGGTAGCACTGAGGAAGTGAAAAAAGATGCCGTATTAGCTGCTATGGTAATTACCATGAATCGTGTAAATGGTATTTTTAAAAGAGATTTATCAATACAAATGACCTTAGTAGACAATGATGCCATTATTTTCCTTGCAGAAAACGATGGTTTTACAAACCATAGTGCCAGCGCCTTAATAAACGAAAGCCAAACGATTATTAACGGGGCTATTGGCACATCAAATTATGATATTGGGCATACGTTTAGTACGGGTGCTGGAGGTATTGCAGAATTAGCTTCCGCATGTAATAATGGCTCTAAAGCTAGAGGTGTTACAGGTCAACCTTCCCCAGTTGGAGATGCTTATGATGTTGATTTTGTAGCACATGAAATGGGGCATCAATTTGGGGCACCACACACGTGGAATGGCAACACAGGAAACTGCGTAACAAACGATTGGACTTCAACAAATGCCTATGAACCTGGAAGTGGCAGTACCATAATGGCTTATGCTGGTATTTGCTCACCCCAAAATGTACAGGCTAAAGCCGATGCATATTTTCACCAAAAAAGCATACAAATGATTTGGGCTAATATCACAACAGGGAATAGCACATGTGGAACAGAAACTTTATCAGGAAATACGGCTCCAACCGCAGAAGCAGGTGCATCTTACACCATTCCTATTTCAACACCCTACAAACTTACGGGCTCTTCAACAGATACAGAAACCACAGCATCGCATACCTTTACTTGGGAACAATATGACCTTGGAACTATGGAAACTAGAGGGCTTCCATTAGAAACAAATACTACAGGACCACTTGTACGCTCTTTTGAAGGCACAAATAATCCTACAAGATACATTCCTCAATTGACCGATTTACGATATACTTCTACTGGCTCTACACCTTGGGAAAAATTAGCGTCAGTCAGCAGACCAATTAATTTTCAATTAACGGTAAGAGATAATGACACCAGAGGAGGACAAACAGCTACTGATCATATGATTGTTACCACATATGCTGGTGCAGGACCATTTGTAGTAACCTCTCAAGATAGCTATGTTAGCTATCCTAGCAATAGTTCTCAAACGATAACTTGGGATGTTGCTAACACCAATTTAAGTCCTATAAACACAAGTTTGGTAAACATCTATTTATCTACTGATGGTGGCCTAACCTACCCTACTCTGTTATTAGAAAATACGGCAAATGATGGTTCAGAGAATATAACCTTTCCTTCAGGGATTACAGCTCCGTATTGTAGAATTATGGTTGAGGCAGTTGACAATATTTTTTTCGCTATAAACCCAGCTAGTTTTTCCATAGGCTATACTATTGCAACTACCTGTAATGAGCGTTTCAGCTCCAATACAAATTTAAATCTTAATCTTTTAGATTATCAAGAGGCATCAAGTATTATTAATGTTCCCACAAATAGCACAATTGAAAACCTAAAGGTAAATGTAGATGTTACACATGAATACATAAGTGATTTAACCATAACACTTACACATCCTAACAACAGCACTAATGTTATTATTTGGAATAAAAATTGCTTTGATAGGAATGGACATTCAAACTTTGACATCACTTTTGAAGACAATTCCAACACCATTGTTTGTTCTAGTCCAACCACAGGTAATTACATCCCTGAAAATCCTTTAAATGTTTTTAATGGTTTAGAAACAGCTGGTGACTGGAAGCTTACATTGCTTGATACTGAAACTGGCGACCCAGGTATTCTTAACGATTGGTATATAGAATTTTGTACTGCAACTATAACTTTAAACAATCCTGAATCTTTGGAATTTACCGATTTAAAAATATTTCCTAATCCAAATAAGGGAGAATTCACTGTATCTTTAAACAATACCATAAATACTAAAATTAGTATGGAACTTTTTGATATAAGTGGGCGGAATATCTTTAAAAAAGAATATAATAACACAGGAAACTTTAATGAAAAAGTAACCCTTAATCATGTACAATCTGGAATTTATATTCTAAACATTAGTGATGGCGAAAAAAAATCTACCCAAAAGATTATTGTAGAATAA
- a CDS encoding HTTM domain-containing protein, whose amino-acid sequence MSNQWVFKHIDNSALIVFRIFFGLLCFLESVGAIFTGWVKRTLIDPQFTFSFIGFEWLQPLPGNGMYVYYLIMGIFGLFVMLGYKYRFSMITFTLMWSATYFMQKASYNNHYYLLMLLSGIMVFQPANTYFSLDAKHHPKITQNSMPQWCKWVFVLQLLIVYTYASVAKIYPDWLDTTVIELLMRGKSHYLLIGDLLQQKWLHYCLAYGGILFDGLVIPLLLYKPTRKFAFIVSIFFHLFNSIVFQVGIFPFLALAFSLFFFQPKTIQKLFLKKKRFYNQNEVIIPKFKKPFIVLFSVYFAIQVVLPLRHHFIKDDVLWTEEGHRLSWRMMLRSKSGITTYTVVDNSTNKKTQINLDFYLTRKQKRNATSKPDVMWQFSQYLKQRYKDQGQDVSVYINSKLSVNGKPYKTFINPDIDIANVPWQTFKHSEWILDSKQD is encoded by the coding sequence ATGAGTAATCAATGGGTCTTTAAACATATTGATAATTCTGCTTTAATTGTTTTTCGAATCTTTTTTGGGTTGCTTTGTTTTTTAGAATCTGTTGGTGCTATTTTTACAGGTTGGGTAAAACGAACTTTAATAGATCCACAATTTACATTTTCATTTATAGGATTTGAATGGTTACAGCCGTTACCTGGAAATGGCATGTATGTTTATTACCTCATTATGGGGATTTTTGGTTTGTTTGTTATGCTTGGTTATAAATACCGGTTTAGCATGATTACTTTCACACTTATGTGGTCTGCTACTTACTTTATGCAAAAAGCATCTTACAACAATCATTATTATTTGTTAATGTTGTTAAGTGGTATCATGGTGTTTCAGCCAGCAAACACATACTTTTCTTTGGATGCTAAGCATCATCCCAAAATAACACAAAACAGTATGCCTCAATGGTGTAAATGGGTGTTTGTTCTTCAACTTTTAATAGTTTATACGTATGCCTCAGTTGCAAAAATATATCCTGATTGGTTGGATACTACGGTTATAGAATTATTAATGAGAGGCAAAAGTCATTATTTGTTAATAGGTGATTTGCTCCAACAAAAATGGTTACATTATTGTTTAGCCTATGGAGGTATTTTATTTGATGGTTTAGTCATCCCTCTTTTGCTTTACAAACCAACAAGAAAATTTGCATTTATAGTATCTATTTTCTTTCATTTGTTTAATTCCATAGTGTTTCAAGTGGGAATTTTTCCTTTTTTGGCTTTAGCATTTAGTTTGTTCTTTTTTCAGCCTAAAACCATTCAAAAATTGTTTTTAAAGAAAAAAAGATTCTATAATCAGAATGAGGTAATTATTCCAAAGTTTAAAAAACCATTTATTGTTTTGTTTTCGGTTTATTTTGCAATACAAGTAGTTTTACCATTACGCCATCATTTTATAAAAGATGATGTGCTTTGGACAGAAGAAGGGCACAGACTTTCGTGGCGTATGATGCTTAGGTCTAAGAGTGGAATAACCACTTATACGGTAGTTGATAATTCAACCAATAAAAAAACGCAAATTAATTTAGATTTTTATTTAACACGAAAACAAAAGCGCAATGCAACTAGTAAACCAGATGTTATGTGGCAGTTTTCACAGTATTTGAAACAACGTTATAAAGACCAAGGACAAGATGTTTCTGTTTATATTAACAGTAAATTGAGTGTTAATGGAAAGCCATATAAAACTTTTATTAATCCAGACATTGATATAGCAAATGTGCCATGGCAAACCTTTAAACATAGTGAATGGATTTTAGATTCAAAACAAGACTGA
- a CDS encoding ribose-phosphate pyrophosphokinase, protein MPIVITEAKIFACTQSKELGEKIAKSFGVELGNVITSTYSDGEFQPSYEESIRGTRIFIIGSTNPGPENLMEMLLMIDAAKRASARHITAVLPYFGWARQDRKDKPRVPIAAKLVAKMLEAAGATRIITMDLHADQIQGFFEKPVDHLFASTIFLPYLQSLNLDNLTIASPDMGGSKRAYAYSKALGSDVVICYKQRAKANIISHMELIGDVTGKNVVLVDDMVDTAGTLTKAADLMMERGALSVRAICTHPVLSGKAYDNLNNSKLEELIVTDSIPVKTLSNKIKVLSCANLFAEVMEKVHNNKSISSKFVM, encoded by the coding sequence ATGCCAATTGTTATTACCGAAGCCAAAATTTTTGCATGTACGCAAAGTAAAGAGCTTGGCGAAAAAATAGCTAAGTCATTCGGCGTTGAATTAGGTAATGTTATAACCTCCACATATAGTGATGGGGAATTTCAGCCGTCATATGAAGAATCTATCAGGGGTACACGTATTTTTATTATAGGTTCTACTAATCCAGGGCCAGAAAATTTAATGGAAATGTTGTTGATGATAGATGCTGCAAAACGTGCTTCAGCAAGACATATAACAGCTGTTTTACCTTATTTTGGCTGGGCAAGACAAGATAGAAAGGATAAGCCTCGTGTGCCAATAGCAGCAAAATTAGTTGCAAAAATGTTGGAGGCTGCTGGAGCAACTCGAATTATTACTATGGATTTGCACGCTGACCAAATACAAGGTTTTTTTGAGAAACCTGTGGATCATTTATTTGCGTCAACAATTTTTCTACCCTATTTGCAAAGCTTAAATTTAGATAATTTAACGATTGCTTCGCCTGATATGGGGGGGTCTAAAAGAGCTTACGCTTATTCAAAGGCTTTAGGGTCTGATGTTGTAATATGTTACAAACAACGCGCTAAAGCTAATATCATTTCTCATATGGAACTTATTGGAGATGTAACTGGTAAAAATGTAGTTTTGGTAGATGATATGGTAGATACGGCAGGAACGTTAACAAAAGCAGCAGACTTGATGATGGAACGTGGTGCATTAAGTGTAAGAGCCATTTGTACACATCCTGTATTGTCTGGAAAAGCTTATGATAATTTAAATAATTCTAAATTAGAAGAACTTATTGTAACCGATTCTATACCAGTAAAAACGTTAAGTAATAAAATAAAGGTTTTGAGTTGTGCCAATTTATTTGCTGAAGTTATGGAAAAAGTTCACAACAATAAATCTATTAGTTCAAAATTTGTAATGTAG
- a CDS encoding metallophosphoesterase family protein, with protein MKKILIIALTIISLHISAQNKASANSSKITSQDFSFVFITDVHLQPERGAQEAFQKVIDSVNKLNVDFVVTGGDLVYDVLRGNFNRSDSLFQYYSNSIKKINVPVYNTIGNHELFGIYKESDVDKNHPDYKYGMYERYFGKRYYSFDHKGWHFISLCSIEEKDQRYIGLIDEEQKEWLKKDLAQLDANTPIVITTHIPFISAYNQRYPKKEKIKVVPNNLWIYNRDEILKMFNNLNLKLVLQGHLHWLEDINVQNKTRFITGGSTAGRPSWRRKDDRGDDVHYDEEGFMVIDVKNEDITWKYIDIQWESQLNLDEK; from the coding sequence ATGAAAAAAATATTGATAATTGCATTAACTATTATTTCGCTGCATATCAGTGCTCAAAATAAAGCATCAGCCAATTCAAGTAAAATAACTTCTCAGGATTTTTCTTTTGTTTTTATAACAGATGTCCACCTTCAGCCAGAACGCGGTGCACAAGAAGCTTTTCAAAAAGTAATTGATTCTGTAAATAAATTAAATGTTGATTTTGTGGTGACTGGAGGAGATTTGGTATATGATGTGCTTAGAGGCAATTTTAATCGGTCTGATTCATTATTTCAATATTATAGTAATAGCATTAAAAAAATTAATGTGCCCGTTTATAACACCATAGGAAATCATGAGCTGTTTGGAATCTATAAAGAAAGTGATGTTGATAAAAACCATCCAGATTATAAATATGGTATGTACGAACGTTATTTTGGAAAAAGATACTATTCTTTTGACCATAAGGGGTGGCATTTTATTTCATTATGCTCAATTGAAGAAAAAGATCAACGCTATATTGGATTAATTGATGAAGAACAAAAAGAATGGTTAAAAAAGGATTTAGCTCAATTAGATGCCAATACCCCAATAGTTATAACTACGCATATTCCTTTTATTTCAGCATATAATCAACGGTATCCAAAAAAGGAAAAAATTAAAGTGGTGCCAAATAATCTTTGGATATATAATAGGGATGAAATATTAAAAATGTTCAATAATTTAAATCTTAAATTGGTGCTGCAAGGGCACTTGCATTGGCTTGAAGATATTAATGTTCAAAATAAAACGCGTTTTATTACGGGAGGATCAACAGCAGGAAGGCCAAGTTGGAGAAGGAAAGATGATAGAGGAGATGATGTGCATTATGATGAAGAAGGCTTTATGGTTATAGATGTGAAAAATGAAGATATTACTTGGAAATACATAGATATCCAATGGGAAAGTCAATTAAATCTAGATGAGAAATAA
- a CDS encoding bifunctional riboflavin kinase/FAD synthetase, whose translation MKILNDLDSFSKTDTVVTIGTFDGVHIGHQKIIKRLINTAKENQLNSVILTFFPHPRMVLQKDANIKLINTIDERSQILEALGLDCLYIKEFTHEFSRLSSHDFVKQILIDRLHAKKVIIGYDHRFGRNRNADINDLRNFGKQLHFKVEEISSEDVDDVSVSSTKIRSALLDGNIKKANKYLGYNFMITGTVVKGKELGRQIDFPTANITVEEDYKLIPKQGSYVVSAVIENQLVYGMMNIGTNPTVDGKKETIEVHFFNLNKNLYHQKIQVRLLHRIRDEQKFESVEALKLQLAKDEAASLQYITSQNE comes from the coding sequence TTGAAAATTTTAAATGACCTTGATTCCTTTTCTAAAACAGATACGGTAGTTACTATTGGTACGTTTGATGGCGTTCATATTGGCCATCAAAAAATAATAAAACGCTTAATTAACACAGCTAAAGAGAATCAACTAAACTCTGTGATTCTTACGTTTTTTCCCCATCCGCGTATGGTTTTACAAAAAGATGCTAATATTAAATTAATAAATACCATTGATGAGCGAAGCCAGATTTTAGAAGCTTTAGGGTTAGATTGTTTATATATTAAAGAATTTACACATGAGTTTTCAAGATTGTCTTCACATGATTTTGTAAAACAGATTTTGATAGATAGACTGCATGCTAAAAAAGTTATTATTGGTTATGACCATAGGTTTGGTAGAAATAGAAATGCCGATATTAACGATTTACGAAATTTTGGAAAACAACTTCATTTTAAAGTAGAAGAAATATCTTCAGAAGACGTTGATGATGTATCAGTTAGTTCTACAAAAATAAGAAGTGCACTGTTGGATGGTAATATTAAAAAAGCTAACAAATATTTAGGTTATAATTTTATGATTACAGGAACAGTAGTTAAAGGAAAAGAATTGGGTAGGCAAATTGATTTTCCAACGGCTAATATTACTGTTGAAGAAGATTATAAGTTAATTCCTAAACAAGGGTCTTATGTGGTAAGTGCCGTGATTGAAAATCAACTCGTGTATGGCATGATGAACATTGGTACAAATCCTACTGTTGATGGTAAGAAGGAAACCATTGAAGTTCATTTTTTTAACTTAAATAAAAATTTATATCATCAAAAAATTCAAGTTAGACTATTGCATCGTATCCGAGATGAACAAAAATTTGAATCGGTTGAAGCTTTAAAGTTGCAATTAGCAAAAGACGAAGCAGCATCTCTTCAATATATAACGTCACAAAATGAGTAA
- a CDS encoding purple acid phosphatase family protein, whose amino-acid sequence MKKSIFLLISLLATVFSCKELQTEVYNNSLLEQFPHHIKLTWKTSPENSQAISWRTRSYVSESYIEFTEATASPFFEKSIQNMKAKTDSLTSEDGLWYYHTINLENLKPNTMYSYRVGNMDLWSEWSEFKTATGQNEPFKFLYFGDVQRYIHSLGSRTLRQAVLANPDSKFMLFAGDLIHRGGLNKENWNEFFPAGGWAFQNIPTIATPGNHEHKWVAKETKEIAPLWHLNFSFPENGPIGQEGQTYFVDYNNIRVISIDTSAKITSEQREETYAWLEKVLKEFEGDWVFVTFHHAMAGLARNRPPNIRFPEIKALLEKYNVPLVFTGHEHLYARGRMGADFPVYAVSVAGPYQNAIQFSDWIERAGSSIQLYQEIHVSQSQLKYVSKTVLGDVYDSFTITKNDIGKMEFMEAENLPVESLIPTKDFETRYDKEEVETYEADKTKYLKRIKNKL is encoded by the coding sequence ATGAAAAAAAGTATCTTTTTACTCATTTCTCTCCTAGCAACCGTTTTTAGTTGTAAAGAGCTGCAAACGGAGGTTTATAATAACAGTCTTTTGGAACAATTCCCTCATCATATTAAACTTACATGGAAAACTTCTCCAGAGAATAGTCAGGCGATTTCTTGGAGGACAAGGAGTTATGTTTCAGAAAGTTATATTGAATTCACTGAGGCTACGGCGTCACCATTTTTTGAAAAAAGTATTCAGAATATGAAAGCCAAAACAGATTCATTAACTTCTGAGGATGGACTGTGGTATTATCATACAATTAATCTAGAAAATTTAAAACCTAATACCATGTATTCTTATAGGGTAGGAAATATGGATTTATGGTCTGAATGGTCTGAATTTAAAACAGCTACAGGTCAAAATGAGCCTTTTAAGTTTTTATATTTTGGAGATGTTCAACGTTATATTCATTCTTTAGGTAGTAGAACCTTAAGGCAGGCTGTATTGGCCAATCCGGACTCTAAGTTTATGTTGTTTGCAGGAGATTTAATCCATAGAGGGGGATTGAATAAAGAAAATTGGAATGAATTTTTTCCTGCTGGTGGATGGGCTTTTCAAAATATACCCACCATTGCCACACCAGGAAACCACGAACATAAATGGGTCGCTAAAGAAACCAAGGAAATTGCGCCGCTTTGGCATCTTAATTTTTCTTTTCCAGAAAATGGACCAATTGGACAAGAGGGACAAACATATTTTGTAGATTATAATAATATTAGAGTTATTTCCATAGATACTTCTGCAAAAATAACATCTGAACAGCGCGAAGAAACCTATGCTTGGCTAGAAAAAGTATTAAAAGAATTTGAAGGGGATTGGGTATTTGTAACGTTCCATCATGCCATGGCTGGATTGGCAAGAAATCGTCCACCTAATATTCGCTTTCCAGAAATAAAAGCACTGTTGGAAAAATATAATGTTCCTTTGGTATTTACTGGTCATGAACATTTATATGCTAGAGGAAGAATGGGGGCAGATTTCCCAGTTTATGCGGTGTCTGTTGCTGGGCCTTATCAGAATGCCATCCAGTTTAGCGATTGGATAGAGCGGGCAGGATCTTCAATACAATTGTATCAAGAAATACATGTCTCACAAAGTCAGTTAAAATATGTATCAAAAACAGTTTTAGGAGATGTTTATGATTCATTTACAATTACTAAAAATGACATTGGTAAGATGGAATTTATGGAAGCTGAAAACCTTCCTGTTGAATCGCTTATCCCAACCAAAGACTTCGAAACTCGCTATGATAAAGAAGAAGTTGAAACGTATGAAGCTGACAAGACTAAATACCTTAAAAGAATAAAAAATAAACTATGA
- a CDS encoding 50S ribosomal protein L25/general stress protein Ctc has protein sequence MKSITINGSQRESVGKKATKALRNAGQVPCVLYGGDKPVHFTAEELAFSKLVYTPNAHTVVIALKSGEKFNAILQDIQFHPVTDRILHVDFYQLFEDKEITMDIPVVFVGNSRGVKNGGVLRKNRRSLKVKALPANLPDFIEADITPLKIGSKLYITTLQNDAYKFMHPDNTVVCLVRRSRTSIDVDDEDEEVAAEGAEAPAAQE, from the coding sequence ATGAAATCAATTACAATCAACGGATCTCAAAGAGAAAGCGTGGGCAAAAAAGCAACAAAAGCCTTACGTAATGCTGGTCAGGTTCCTTGCGTATTATACGGAGGAGATAAGCCAGTTCATTTCACAGCAGAAGAATTAGCATTCTCTAAACTTGTATACACACCAAATGCGCATACAGTTGTGATTGCTTTAAAAAGTGGTGAAAAATTTAATGCTATCTTACAAGATATTCAATTTCACCCTGTAACAGACAGGATTTTACACGTAGATTTTTATCAGTTGTTCGAAGATAAAGAAATAACCATGGATATTCCTGTAGTATTTGTAGGTAATTCTCGTGGTGTTAAAAATGGTGGTGTTTTACGTAAAAACAGACGTAGCTTAAAAGTAAAAGCGTTACCAGCTAACTTACCAGATTTTATAGAGGCAGATATAACACCTCTTAAAATTGGTAGCAAACTTTATATAACTACTTTGCAAAATGATGCATATAAATTTATGCACCCAGATAACACCGTGGTATGTTTAGTAAGACGTTCTAGAACATCAATTGACGTTGATGATGAAGATGAAGAAGTAGCAGCAGAAGGAGCAGAGGCACCAGCAGCTCAAGAATAA
- the pth gene encoding aminoacyl-tRNA hydrolase, whose amino-acid sequence MKKYLIVGLGNIGEKYENTRHNIGFKILDYLASQESLIFETQKLGDVATYKFKGRTFILLKPSTFMNLSGKSVQYWLTKEKIPLENLLVITDDLNLPFGSIRVKGKGSDGGHNGLKDIQDKLNTTAYCRFRFGISDAFSKGRQVDYVLGEWTDEESEQLKERYKVSTELIKSFGLAGLNRTMNSFNGK is encoded by the coding sequence ATGAAAAAATACTTAATAGTAGGCTTAGGAAATATTGGTGAAAAATATGAGAACACTAGGCATAACATTGGGTTTAAAATTTTAGATTATTTAGCATCTCAAGAATCTCTAATTTTTGAAACCCAAAAATTAGGAGATGTTGCCACTTATAAATTTAAAGGTAGAACATTTATATTATTAAAGCCTAGTACGTTTATGAACTTAAGTGGTAAATCTGTACAGTATTGGTTAACAAAAGAAAAAATTCCTTTGGAAAACTTGTTAGTTATCACGGATGATTTAAACTTACCATTTGGCAGTATTCGAGTAAAAGGAAAAGGTAGTGATGGGGGCCATAACGGATTAAAAGACATTCAGGATAAATTAAATACCACAGCTTACTGCCGTTTTAGGTTCGGAATTAGTGATGCTTTTAGTAAAGGTAGACAAGTAGATTATGTTTTAGGAGAATGGACCGATGAAGAATCGGAACAACTAAAAGAACGCTACAAAGTTTCAACTGAACTAATAAAGTCATTTGGTTTGGCTGGGTTGAACAGAACTATGAATAGTTTTAACGGCAAATAA